The Carnobacterium mobile DSM 4848 genome includes a window with the following:
- a CDS encoding DUF624 domain-containing protein, with product MFSKGIETIFNKIYYLIKLSLYFWGLSFMGLLVLGVTPAMMAIMEAHTEANWDFGQIKWKTTFAHFKQHVKQGNQLFLLYAAFFLIIGYNLFIALQTKGLIFLMLDFLLIFILFILVLSFMINLAVLTSFEITLVNSLKLSMIQFFTNTKECFMLVFGLVITSLVTYKFPGLILFVSTGLLAVVISTSTKRMFESILMD from the coding sequence GTGTTTTCAAAAGGAATTGAAACAATATTTAATAAAATATATTATTTGATAAAACTAAGTTTGTATTTTTGGGGGCTGAGTTTTATGGGATTATTAGTTCTAGGTGTCACTCCAGCTATGATGGCGATTATGGAAGCACATACTGAAGCAAATTGGGATTTTGGACAAATCAAATGGAAAACTACATTTGCTCATTTTAAACAGCATGTTAAACAAGGAAACCAATTATTTTTACTTTATGCCGCATTTTTTTTGATCATCGGCTACAATTTGTTTATTGCCCTTCAGACTAAAGGATTGATTTTTTTAATGCTTGATTTTCTCCTTATTTTCATCTTGTTTATCTTGGTGTTGTCTTTTATGATCAACTTGGCTGTTTTGACTTCTTTTGAAATCACATTAGTCAATTCACTAAAACTATCTATGATACAGTTTTTTACCAATACAAAAGAATGCTTTATGCTGGTGTTCGGTTTAGTGATCACTAGTTTAGTTACTTATAAGTTTCCCGGGTTGATATTATTTGTTTCAACTGGACTGTTGGCTGTTGTTATCAGTACGAGCACGAAAAGGATGTTTGAGAGTATTTTAATGGATTGA
- a CDS encoding sensor histidine kinase has product MKQKVKSNQIYSLLKTYSIILILFLTVFSVAVGRLLYENNKKLALQSIQSASGRFEFLINKDQEKVEEVAVSLTSTPEKIDNIYQYFELSYADYLSEVLDTNYHTDNYYYLPKVIESLYYNDSSLLATSINLTNYPEIYYSKTGSLMGEKVKQLPLTEAIRFSAILMNRNTLQPIGSLHMDFEKETFDQILTNQNTNYTIQTFVFSNTNQLTYQGSNHQSHSDIANKLVDQMAVHSKINLTELKKDYYVTESLTKSDHQIYTLIPRSEINVSTLKNTFSLFLFSLLIDSILLLILFHLFKKYVVQVEDILISIDQVAAGDSENRINTQDKKAETKQIAEGINDMLDSLQTYIKDIYELEIKQKDADMRALQSQINPHFLYNTLEYIRMSAISEGAEELADVVFHFATLLRNNISHEKIVTVENELKFCEKYIYLYQMRYPDQVAYLFKVCEDAKEVMIPKFAIQPLIENYFAHGIDFMKIENAISVKAYCEEGKTKIFIVDNGKGIPKEQMEQLNRSFKDTDLFKPGSVGIMNVYTRMKLYFGEQFEMEIKETVGGGTTIVMVF; this is encoded by the coding sequence ATGAAACAAAAAGTGAAAAGCAATCAAATCTATTCGTTACTAAAAACGTATTCGATTATTTTGATTCTGTTTTTGACCGTTTTCAGTGTAGCAGTTGGACGATTGCTTTATGAAAACAACAAAAAATTAGCTTTGCAAAGTATTCAAAGTGCATCGGGTCGATTTGAGTTTTTAATCAATAAAGACCAAGAAAAGGTTGAAGAAGTGGCTGTCAGTTTAACTTCAACACCAGAAAAAATTGACAATATTTACCAATATTTTGAATTGTCTTATGCGGATTACTTATCGGAAGTGCTGGATACCAATTACCACACAGACAATTATTATTATTTGCCCAAAGTGATTGAGAGTCTCTACTACAATGATAGCTCGCTTTTAGCAACTAGTATTAATTTAACCAATTATCCAGAAATCTATTATTCGAAGACAGGTAGTTTAATGGGCGAAAAAGTGAAACAGCTGCCTTTGACAGAAGCTATCCGTTTTTCTGCTATTTTGATGAACCGCAACACCTTGCAGCCGATAGGTTCTTTGCATATGGATTTTGAAAAAGAAACGTTTGATCAAATTTTGACAAATCAAAATACCAATTATACGATTCAAACGTTTGTTTTTTCAAATACGAACCAGCTAACTTATCAAGGCAGTAATCATCAAAGTCATTCCGATATTGCAAATAAGCTAGTGGATCAAATGGCTGTTCATTCAAAAATCAATTTAACAGAGTTGAAAAAAGACTATTATGTCACTGAATCGCTGACTAAAAGCGACCATCAAATTTATACATTGATTCCGCGTAGTGAAATCAATGTAAGTACATTGAAAAATACATTTAGCCTCTTTTTGTTCAGCTTACTGATCGACAGCATTTTATTGCTGATTCTTTTTCATTTATTCAAGAAGTATGTGGTTCAAGTAGAAGATATTCTAATATCGATCGATCAAGTTGCAGCAGGAGACAGCGAAAACCGAATCAACACACAAGACAAAAAAGCTGAAACCAAGCAAATAGCTGAAGGTATCAATGACATGCTCGACAGCCTGCAAACGTATATCAAAGATATTTATGAATTAGAAATCAAACAAAAGGATGCCGATATGCGTGCTTTACAATCTCAAATCAACCCTCACTTTTTATACAATACATTAGAATATATCCGAATGAGTGCAATCAGTGAAGGAGCTGAAGAGTTGGCAGACGTGGTATTTCATTTTGCAACTTTGTTGAGAAACAACATTTCTCATGAAAAAATAGTGACTGTAGAAAATGAATTGAAGTTCTGTGAAAAATATATTTACCTTTATCAGATGAGGTACCCTGACCAAGTGGCTTATTTGTTTAAAGTCTGCGAAGATGCTAAAGAAGTTATGATACCTAAGTTTGCTATTCAGCCGTTGATAGAAAATTATTTTGCGCATGGAATCGATTTCATGAAAATAGAAAACGCGATTAGTGTCAAAGCTTACTGTGAAGAAGGCAAAACCAAAATATTCATTGTGGATAATGGAAAAGGGATTCCAAAAGAACAAATGGAACAATTGAATCGCTCTTTTAAAGACACCGATTTATTTAAACCTGGTTCAGTAGGAATCATGAATGTCTATACCAGAATGAAACTATACTTTGGAGAACAGTTTGAAATGGAGATAAAAGAAACTGTTGGCGGAGGAACAACCATTGTAATGGTATTCTGA
- a CDS encoding response regulator transcription factor → MYKVLLVDDEYMILAGLQKLIDWKSLGMEIVGTARNGKKALDFIAEHPVDIILTDVTMPVLSGIDFIREAQKIAEPFKFIILSGYQEFEYVKSGMHLGASNYLLKPIDKEELYHSLENILKEFEQAKLYNQADQVIFEGLLGRWIRNELQEDQLGRLLENPSFNISENSGFTVVLVRNKQLKDWEISFKEACRSLNQPLFLSLNEKEKVIILTETENDKIELRLNQLNEAMGNNCLFYVGSQVKNAKKIYTSYKTALKAKTHADFYGQPFTFNTYKENEITDLTLSGLITDLNEGIFSKNIERISKEISLFISQLKENQLLEAENVKRLMYLVIVNVYLQFDAIESEKFLNKTKALFDSETFEELAAVMETDLLPLDELKKQLLYSDLTKQTIELVQTKYMEDLNLKSIALILHVNVMYLGQVFKKETGKSFSKYLNHYRINLAKELLLRSKEPVNDIASRIGYQNQGYFYKNFKKLVGQSPREFREQIR, encoded by the coding sequence ATGTATAAAGTATTATTGGTAGACGATGAATATATGATTTTAGCTGGACTGCAAAAATTGATTGACTGGAAAAGCTTAGGTATGGAGATAGTTGGAACAGCTAGAAACGGAAAAAAAGCGCTCGATTTTATCGCAGAACATCCTGTCGATATCATTTTAACCGATGTCACAATGCCTGTTTTATCAGGAATCGATTTTATTCGAGAAGCGCAAAAGATAGCAGAACCTTTTAAGTTTATTATTCTTTCAGGATACCAAGAATTCGAATATGTCAAAAGCGGGATGCATCTAGGAGCCTCTAATTACCTACTGAAGCCGATCGATAAAGAAGAACTGTATCATTCACTTGAGAACATACTAAAAGAATTTGAACAAGCCAAGTTATATAACCAAGCAGACCAAGTGATCTTTGAAGGATTGCTTGGTCGGTGGATACGGAATGAATTGCAGGAAGACCAACTTGGACGACTACTCGAAAACCCATCGTTCAATATTTCTGAAAACTCAGGATTTACCGTAGTTCTTGTTCGAAACAAACAATTAAAAGATTGGGAGATTTCATTTAAGGAGGCTTGTCGTTCATTGAATCAGCCTTTGTTTCTATCGTTAAATGAAAAAGAAAAAGTGATTATTTTGACAGAAACAGAAAATGACAAGATAGAACTGCGATTGAATCAATTAAATGAAGCAATGGGAAACAACTGTTTATTTTACGTTGGTTCACAAGTAAAAAATGCCAAAAAAATCTATACAAGTTACAAAACAGCACTAAAAGCAAAAACACATGCTGATTTTTATGGGCAGCCCTTTACTTTTAACACGTATAAAGAAAATGAAATTACTGATTTAACTTTATCTGGGTTGATAACAGATTTAAATGAAGGAATTTTTTCTAAGAATATTGAACGGATCTCAAAAGAGATTTCATTATTCATTAGTCAATTAAAAGAGAATCAGCTGTTAGAGGCTGAAAATGTTAAACGATTGATGTATTTAGTTATCGTTAATGTTTACTTACAGTTTGATGCAATCGAAAGTGAAAAATTTTTAAATAAAACCAAAGCACTCTTTGACTCAGAAACATTTGAAGAACTAGCCGCAGTAATGGAAACCGATCTGCTGCCTTTGGATGAATTGAAAAAACAGCTGCTGTACAGCGATTTGACTAAACAAACAATCGAATTAGTACAGACAAAGTATATGGAAGACTTAAACTTGAAAAGCATTGCTTTGATTCTTCATGTTAATGTGATGTATTTAGGGCAGGTTTTTAAAAAAGAAACTGGTAAAAGCTTTTCCAAATATTTAAACCATTATCGAATAAATTTGGCAAAAGAACTGTTGCTGCGCTCAAAAGAGCCGGTCAATGACATAGCCAGCCGAATCGGTTACCAAAACCAAGGCTATTTTTATAAAAACTTTAAAAAACTGGTAGGCCAATCTCCTCGAGAGTTCCGCGAACAAATACGATAA
- a CDS encoding LacI family DNA-binding transcriptional regulator, translating to MAKTEPLYKLIYNSLKKQILTGTLPYNNQLPSEKKLADQFKVSRITSKRALNDLAEDGYIRRFPGKGSFVIFKDLPRQRPYTISLLLPFFKNAGLEQYVQGISDYLKPTPFQLVIHSTQDDPDKQRQLIQSLSKETSDGVILYPCFPASLIDLVFNLVLDDFPIVLLDKELIDLPIPVVSSANFQGGYEATLHAIKQGHKNILFFSLASYLENSAVKNRYLGYLKALHEHQIQPALHLQQSDYPSNMDQNHLLQSFLEQTKKQGCTCIIVEHDILALELISTAAEMSWDIPRDMSFIGFDDLSLAHMITPKLTTVKQNFYQIGYAAAEKMLALITDPVKNESIVSIEIPIELKIRNSVQFIEHKKGADN from the coding sequence GTGGCTAAAACTGAACCGCTTTACAAACTGATTTACAACTCATTAAAAAAACAAATCTTAACCGGAACTTTACCTTACAATAACCAATTGCCCTCAGAAAAAAAGCTCGCTGATCAATTTAAAGTCAGTCGGATCACCAGCAAACGTGCTTTAAATGACTTAGCTGAAGACGGCTACATCAGACGATTTCCAGGAAAAGGCAGTTTTGTGATTTTTAAAGACTTGCCCAGGCAGCGACCTTATACTATATCTCTGCTGCTGCCTTTTTTTAAAAACGCTGGATTGGAACAATATGTACAAGGCATTTCCGACTATTTAAAACCAACACCTTTTCAACTTGTTATTCATTCTACCCAAGACGACCCTGACAAGCAGCGCCAATTGATCCAATCCTTATCTAAAGAAACAAGTGATGGAGTGATTCTTTATCCATGCTTCCCTGCCAGCTTGATCGATCTCGTATTCAATTTGGTTCTTGATGATTTCCCTATTGTTTTATTGGATAAAGAACTGATTGATCTGCCGATCCCGGTTGTCTCTTCAGCTAATTTCCAAGGTGGTTATGAAGCAACTCTGCATGCAATCAAGCAAGGACACAAGAACATTTTATTCTTTTCATTGGCTTCTTATCTTGAAAACTCAGCGGTCAAAAACCGTTATCTAGGTTACTTAAAGGCTCTTCATGAACATCAGATTCAGCCGGCTTTACATCTTCAACAAAGTGATTATCCTAGTAACATGGATCAAAATCATCTGCTCCAATCTTTTCTTGAACAGACAAAAAAACAAGGCTGCACTTGTATAATAGTCGAACATGACATTTTAGCTTTGGAATTGATATCTACTGCGGCTGAGATGAGCTGGGATATCCCGAGAGACATGTCTTTTATCGGATTTGATGATCTTTCTCTGGCTCATATGATTACTCCTAAATTGACTACTGTCAAACAAAACTTTTACCAAATCGGTTATGCTGCAGCTGAAAAAATGTTAGCTTTGATCACTGACCCTGTTAAAAATGAGTCAATCGTTTCCATCGAAATTCCAATCGAATTAAAAATTCGAAATTCTGTCCAATTTATAGAACATAAAAAAGGAGCTGACAATTGA
- a CDS encoding glycoside hydrolase family 125 protein, with amino-acid sequence MVYQEIPASIEKLMNEVTEKATENPRWAENFNASFSNTLLTTVKKQADGTTFLLTGDIPAMWLRDSTAQVRPYLLVAKEDSGISDMIAGVVERQLQYVNLDPYANAFNEEANNAGHQVDHTEMNPWIWERKYEIDSLCYPIQLSYLLYKETGRTDQFNETFKEAVKKILALWKVEQNHENSPYNFERDTWREEDTLVNDGKGSPIGVTGMTWSGFRPSDDRCIYNYLVPSNMFAVVVLDYLKEVYMEILKDSAIVDEITALREEIQSGIEKFAKVKNAAGETVYAYEVDGLGNYSIMDDSNVPSLLAAPYLGYCAEDDEVYLATRKTILSKENPYFYEGDCAKGIGSSHTPENYVWPIALAMEGLTTSDKNEKKRILDLLVENDAGTKLMHEGFDVNNPNNYTREWFSWANMMFCELLLDYYGLRIKK; translated from the coding sequence ATGGTTTATCAAGAAATACCGGCATCAATAGAGAAATTAATGAATGAGGTTACTGAAAAAGCGACAGAAAACCCAAGGTGGGCAGAGAATTTTAATGCTTCATTCTCTAATACCTTATTGACAACCGTTAAAAAACAAGCGGATGGAACAACCTTTTTACTAACAGGCGATATACCAGCAATGTGGTTAAGAGATTCAACTGCTCAAGTTCGTCCTTATTTATTGGTAGCAAAAGAAGATTCAGGTATTTCTGATATGATCGCAGGTGTCGTGGAAAGACAATTGCAATACGTTAACTTGGATCCTTATGCAAACGCTTTTAACGAAGAAGCTAATAATGCTGGTCACCAAGTTGACCACACTGAAATGAATCCGTGGATCTGGGAACGCAAATACGAAATCGATTCGCTGTGTTACCCGATTCAATTAAGCTACTTGCTGTACAAAGAAACTGGTCGAACGGATCAATTTAACGAAACATTTAAAGAAGCAGTAAAGAAAATCTTAGCTCTTTGGAAAGTTGAACAAAATCATGAAAACTCTCCATATAATTTTGAACGCGATACTTGGAGAGAAGAAGATACGTTAGTAAACGACGGCAAAGGTTCGCCGATCGGAGTAACAGGAATGACCTGGTCAGGTTTCAGACCGAGTGATGACCGCTGCATTTACAATTATTTAGTTCCTTCTAATATGTTTGCTGTTGTTGTGCTGGATTATTTAAAAGAAGTGTATATGGAAATCCTGAAAGATTCAGCTATTGTGGACGAAATCACTGCATTGCGTGAAGAGATCCAATCCGGTATTGAAAAATTTGCTAAAGTAAAAAATGCAGCAGGGGAAACCGTTTATGCATATGAAGTCGATGGATTAGGCAATTACTCAATCATGGATGATTCGAATGTTCCTAGTTTGTTGGCGGCTCCTTATTTAGGCTATTGTGCCGAAGATGATGAAGTCTATTTAGCAACACGCAAAACAATCTTAAGCAAAGAAAACCCTTATTTTTATGAAGGAGACTGTGCTAAAGGAATCGGAAGTTCGCACACACCTGAAAATTACGTTTGGCCAATTGCTCTAGCAATGGAAGGGTTAACCACTTCTGATAAAAATGAAAAGAAACGCATCTTAGATTTATTAGTTGAGAATGATGCAGGTACTAAATTAATGCATGAAGGTTTTGATGTCAACAATCCAAACAATTATACAAGAGAATGGTTTTCTTGGGCAAACATGATGTTTTGTGAGCTCTTGTTAGACTATTATGGTCTACGAATTAAAAAGTAA
- a CDS encoding glycoside hydrolase family 1 protein: MKTFPDGFLWGAAASAPQTEGSALVDGKSLTTWDKWFEMNPEKFDKQVGPKDTSNVYRQYAEDVQLMEDMKLNSYRTSISWARLLPDGKTLNQKAVDFYRNYFLSMIEKNVEPIINLFHFDMPWWLMEKGGWETRESVEAFGYYAKVAFEQFGDLVHRWTTFNEPIVHVECGYLFEFHYPAVVDFKRAVQVGYHTLMAHVEAVKQFRKGQHTGEIGIILNLTPVYGKSDAPEDLKAKEAADALNVKSFLDPVVLGHFPAELIQLVKENDLLPASEAGDKERIARATVDFLGVNYYQPKRVQAVSHPTVPAKMPNDLYGEYDWPEKKINPYRGWEIYPEALYDIAMRLKNEYGNIPWYVSENGMGVAEEERFMNDEGIIQDDYRIEFVHDHLTELHKAIEEGSNCFGYHMWTFADCWSWLNGYRNRYGFYRVDIENDFKRTPKKSSFWMKSVIQQNTID, translated from the coding sequence TTGAAAACATTTCCTGATGGTTTTTTATGGGGAGCTGCAGCCTCAGCACCACAAACGGAAGGTTCCGCTTTGGTAGATGGAAAATCTTTGACAACATGGGACAAGTGGTTTGAAATGAATCCAGAAAAATTCGATAAACAGGTGGGCCCAAAAGATACATCAAATGTCTACCGGCAATACGCAGAAGATGTCCAATTGATGGAAGACATGAAATTGAACTCTTACCGTACTTCGATCTCTTGGGCACGGTTGCTGCCAGATGGAAAAACACTCAATCAAAAAGCGGTTGATTTTTACCGTAATTACTTCCTTAGCATGATTGAAAAAAATGTAGAACCGATTATCAATTTGTTCCATTTTGATATGCCATGGTGGCTGATGGAAAAAGGCGGTTGGGAAACTCGGGAGTCAGTAGAAGCTTTTGGTTATTATGCTAAAGTTGCTTTTGAACAATTTGGCGACCTGGTCCATCGCTGGACGACGTTTAATGAACCGATTGTGCATGTCGAGTGCGGCTATTTATTTGAATTCCATTATCCAGCTGTTGTGGATTTTAAGCGTGCAGTCCAAGTAGGATACCATACGCTAATGGCACACGTTGAAGCTGTTAAACAATTTCGTAAAGGTCAACATACTGGGGAAATTGGAATTATTTTGAATTTGACACCTGTCTACGGAAAAAGCGATGCACCTGAAGACCTTAAAGCGAAAGAAGCAGCTGATGCGTTAAATGTGAAGAGCTTTTTAGATCCAGTCGTTTTAGGGCATTTCCCTGCTGAATTGATTCAGTTAGTAAAAGAAAATGACTTGCTGCCAGCTAGCGAAGCCGGCGATAAAGAAAGAATCGCTCGTGCAACAGTTGATTTTTTAGGTGTCAATTATTATCAGCCTAAACGCGTACAAGCAGTCAGTCACCCTACTGTTCCTGCAAAAATGCCAAATGATTTATATGGAGAGTATGACTGGCCAGAGAAAAAAATCAATCCTTATCGTGGATGGGAGATTTATCCAGAAGCTCTTTACGATATTGCGATGCGGTTAAAAAATGAATATGGAAATATTCCTTGGTATGTCTCTGAAAACGGCATGGGAGTAGCCGAGGAAGAACGATTTATGAATGATGAAGGCATCATACAAGACGATTACCGAATTGAATTTGTTCATGATCACTTAACTGAGCTGCATAAAGCCATCGAAGAAGGCAGCAATTGTTTCGGATACCATATGTGGACATTTGCGGATTGCTGGTCTTGGTTAAATGGATACCGCAATCGGTATGGTTTTTACCGCGTCGACATTGAAAATGATTTTAAGCGAACACCTAAAAAAAGTAGCTTTTGGATGAAATCTGTGATACAACAAAATACAATTGATTAA